Proteins found in one Oreochromis niloticus isolate F11D_XX linkage group LG22, O_niloticus_UMD_NMBU, whole genome shotgun sequence genomic segment:
- the nelfe gene encoding negative elongation factor E: MVVFPSSLTEEEEALQKKYAKLKKKKKALVALKKQSSTNQTNQSGLKRTLSDQPVVDTATATEQAKMLIKSGAISAIKSENKNSGFKRSRMLEIKLKDPEKGPVPAFLPFQRSVSTDEDQPESGKRAHRKSLYESFVSSSDRYRDEDEGGSMSSSRDMERDRERERERERDRDRDLDRERDRERDRERDRDRDRGRERDRERERERDRDRSRDRDRDRERDRDRDGPFRRSDSYPERRGVRKGNTVYVYGSGLGEDSLRSAFSQHGNIIDLSMDNPRNCAFITFEKMESADQAVAELNGTTVGDVHIKVSIARKQPMLDAATGKSVWASLAVQNSTKGSYRDKRNQVVYSEDLFLG; the protein is encoded by the exons ATGGTTGTGTTTCCGAGCTCGCTgacggaggaagaggaggcttTACAAAAGAAATATGCTAAACTCAAGAAAAAG AAAAAGGCACTGGTTGCCTTGAAAAAGCAGAGTTCAACCAACCAGACAAACCAGAGTGGCTTGAAACGGA CACTGTCAGACCAGCCTGTTGTTGACACTGCAACAGCAACAGAACAAGCAAAGATGCTCATCAAGTCAGGGGCCATCAGTGCTATTAAATCTGAGAATAAAAACTCTGGATTTAAAAGGTCTCGAATGCTGGAAATTAAGCTCAAG GACCCCGAAAAAGGCCCAGTTCCTGCTTTCTTACCATTCCAAAGGAGTGTCTCGACAGATGAAGACCAGCCTGAG TCTGGAAAAAGAGCCCACAGGAAGTCTCTGTATGAGAG CTTTGTTAGTTCAAGCGACCGATACCGGGATGAGGACGAAGGAGGCAGCATGTCATCCAGCCGGgacatggagagagacagagagcgcGAGCGGGAGCGGGAGCGGGACCGGGACCGAGATCTGGATAGAGAGCGGGatagggagagagacagagaacgGGACAGAGATCGAGACCGAGGCAGGGAAAGAGACAGGGAACGGGAACGGGAACGAGACAGAGACCGAAGCCGAGACAGGGATCGAGACCGGGAAAGGGATAGAGACAGAGATGGACCCTTCAGAC GGTCAGACTCGTACCCAGAGCGCAGAGGAGTGCGAAAGGGGAATACCGTTTACGTTTATGGCTCTGGGCTCGGCGAGGACAGCCTGCGCTCGGCTTTCTCTCAACACGGAAACATCATCGATCTCTCGATGGACAACCCACGCAA TTGTGCATTTATCACATTTGAGAAGATGGAGTCTGCAGACCAggctgttgctgag TTGAATGGAACCACAGTGGGAGACGTTCACATCAAAGTCAGCATCGCCAGGAAGCAGCCGATGCTGGACGCTGCCACTGGCAAATCTGTGTGGGCTTCACTGG CCGTGCAGAACAGCACTAAAGGCTCCTACCGGGACAAGAGGAACCAAGTGGTGTACAGTGAAGATCTTTTCCTGGGATGA